ggtgaCAATTTTTTTTCCATTCAACTAAAATACGGAATATCTTTCCGAAATTTCGTCCatgcttttaaaaatttaaacgaggcaatatttcgtgtttggaagtTTGAGGGATCGTGCCCAATCGTTCTGGGTTTCGTTTTTTCATTAGACTAAAATATAGAATAtcctttttttgaaatttcatccacgTTTTCTTAGAATAAAAcgaggcaatatttcgtgtttgggagTTTGAGAAGTCGTGCCCAATCGTGTTGGGCTTCAATTTTTCATTCGACTAAAATacagaatatccttttgaaatttcatccatgttttcTCAAATTAAAATGAGGCGATGTTTCGTATTTAGAAATTCAATAAATATTACCCAAtcgtactgggtttcgatttaccgtttggaacgaatagccaaatatcctttttaaaagttttaagtgCATGGGTTTTGGAAATCCTGAGATAATCTTGTGTCGAGGGTTCGAAATATTGTATCCAATCGTGCTGGACGTAATATTTTATTCCTTCTAAGTGAGAGAATCTCAATATCCAATTCAAGTTATCCAAACGTTTTTaaagattgtattttaaaatcttttcaaaattttatattagGACGTTAATCGATCaatacggtaccaattttgggcgttgcgagggtgctaatccttcctcgcgcatagccgactcccgaatccgtcttctagtttttcgtagaccaaaaacgttgttttaataaattaaaatattttattaaaatgatcgaccatagggtgacccgatcacacctaaacaaaaaggattggtggcgactccataccttattttaaagtcgatccccgttttttaaaataaaaatggtttcgacaatgtgtattattaattttaatgatGTATGAATTAATTGGATTATGTCTTGTTCGAAGTTGGTCATCTATAGAGTAGTGGTAAATGGATACGATTATGTCAATTTTATCGtacttttattataattattatgtgcGAAAGGTctctcaatttttatttttgaggAAATACAGTCAGTCTATTTATATGGTGTAAAAATTAGTTTAAGAAATTTAATAGTTTCAAATTTGTTATTTACTGATGATACAATCTTGTGTATTTGGAGTAGGGGAGACGTCAGGAGATCCTGATTTTAGGAAGACCATTATACGACATTATGAGGAATGTTAAGGAGAGAAGGTTAATGGTGATAAAACACCATTCATATTTATTAAAACTATAGAAACGAAAATACCAAAACCCCCCTCCCAAAAGGGGCACTTTAATTTTCCTAAAAGAAAAAGGATCTCAATCTAATTTCAGAGAAATTGTAGGTGGAATTTTATGACCGGATCTTTAATTGATTGGATAGTGGTGCAGAGAAACAAAAGCAATTAAAGAAACGAAGAATTGAGGATGAGTTAGAGAGGGCGGCGTTGCATTATTTCCACTATTCATGGCTACTAAAATCATTTAAGCTGGCCATCACAATAAATTTAGAGAACAAATTGGGTTTTGATTAGATTGAATAATGTTGAAATTGTAAAAGTCAAACCAAATGATTCTGAAATGATTTTATTAGACATGAAAAGTCGAAATAATGCTACATCCAACCAACAATAAATAGAAAAGAAAACGGATCTTGGTGGTTCAAAGTAAGGCCCAATTCGCAAATGAATCCAGTATTTACACCTTTgcccatttaaaaaattttcaactttgggTTTCGGCTTACTCTTACTTAAACTAAAAGGTTTATTTTACTgtcttaaaaaataataataaattttatttattattatatatttgaagTTGGGTCGGTTTAAGTTAGCTCGAGGTTTAGAATACTAAATTGTCTAATCGGCTGGGTCAATATCTAGAGATTGTCAcatgtaaaaaatatttttatttatttttatttctcaagtgacatgtcatttcaAGAACAGCCGCTAAAAACAATGAATCAGGACAGCAACCAATGATAGACTAGACATGTTAGTAAAAGTACAACAAAACTCCATGTAGCATTTTAGGCTTTCTATTGAGAGATCAATTTTGTATATTATATGAGtgaatttattttgatgtttatatataaagtgtaataataaatatagttcttaattttatatatatttaattttatttttattttttattgaaagtaaattagaaaattttaaaattaataaagttaaaaggtaaaaaatCTTAgcaacaattttttaaaaaaaaagtcaatTAAGCCCTTTAAAAgtttgtttataattttataaaattatttaaaagggcttaattgattatgattttataaaatttgtttgtaattaatttcttttataacttttttataaaatttgtttagaaattttatgatttttaaacaaaattttattttgaaaagggtttaactgaattttttttaatttgttactaaaacctttttgattttaaattttttattttactaaGGCTTCTTAATTGGTTAGTAAGGTTTTTTAACCTTtatatataaacactaaaacaagCATTTAATAGCACAATTTTAACGTAAAATTGtttattttcaataataaaactaaaatataatctaagATATAATATAGGAGTTTTATGGTACTTTTACCTAGATAATTTGTACATACAACCatgttatataattatttatagatTTGTGTGGATAGTGTATAGGTAGGTATCATGTGAGGTTTGAGTTTCTGTAACTTGACGCAAAAGATATTTAGCGGAAGGTATGAACAAGAAAATGATACTACTCGCGCGATGAGCCgcagttttatttttattttctttttttgtaaACGAAGTATATAcaacatatttttattatataatatcaGACAAATAAATGATGGAGACTGGTTAGGCTCGAAGTATAGATGTTATTTATTAAATGTATCACCATCTATCTAAGGGTTACAGTTATTTGCAATCTGACAATAGGTGGCTATGAAGGGGACATATCCGACAAAGAAAGCAAATCCATGAAAGAGTTTCATAAGGTCACCATCATCATCCTTGCAAACTCATCAAAGCTCACAACTCCATCACCATCTAAGTCGGCTTCTCTGATCATCTGTTCTGCTTCTTCCATTGTCAGTCTTTCTCCCATGTTCATCATTACTTGTCTTAACTGCATTTCAAACATGGGTTTTTGGTCAACTCCATGTACCAATGATTCAATGTTGCAAAGAAAGATATGTTACAGTGTGTGTTTAAACCTCATTTGCTGATATAAATCCATCTTGATCCCGGTCGAATACTTTGAAAGCTTCTTTTAGCTCATCCACCTCATTTTCCTACAAGTTCAATTCATTATTTGCCTCATCAAACAAAACAAAACATGAGCATtattggttttatttttatttacctgCATTTTTCTAGCCATAATATTCACGAAATCTACAGAGTCAatcttcccttttctttcaatatCATCAGCCTCGTTAatcaccatcatcatcatcatgttTTGATCTTCTTTTATAGGGTTTGCATCATCTAATGTCTGGATCACTGATGCCAGCTCTTCCATGGTAATGAAGCCTGCAATAATTTTACATCAATGTAAACATGTGTTTCAAAGAATGGAAAAGCATGCCCAACATCAGTCGACCTAGTTCGACTGCAACGTGACTAGATATCGAAGGGTCTCATACCCAAAAAAGGAATGATGGCATACCATCTGAATCTTTATCGCTCAAGCAAAACACTTCCCGAAACTCGGCAACTTGATCATCTGCCATGCTGAACTAATGAAAACTCTATGCTTGTGTCGAAGAATGAAGAAATGGGAATGTGATACTGGCCTTCTATGTAAGATTATATATAAAAAGGGAGTGGGTAAGAAAAATAATGAGACAAAAACTTTTTGGATTAGTCTAAGTTGTATTCAAAGAAAGAATTTTCTAGAAAATTAGTGCAACCTATTGAATAAAGATACAGgatcacccttttttttttctttctttctttagtttAGTTTAGTTAGCATAGCTATTTAATTGATCGACATCACAATCGTGCGAACAAAAAGATTGTAAAGGTGGGAATTCGATTATAGAAAAGGTTATTCAACACAGTGGTCAAAAGTATTGTAGTAGAATTTGTTTTTCTAGGCATCACATGATAGAGATAGATGCAAATTCGATTGCTTAAAATAATCATGATTACAAATGATGATTTAAATACTGGCTAAttggaaaagaaaaatgaaaaagtggCAGTCAATGTTGAACAAACATATCCATTTCAGATCAATTGAGTATTTCAGATGGTTTTGGCAGATAAAATATCCAAGAAATAAAGTTTTCGGAAAGAAATTAAGTGACACACAAACTCAAATATAAAACATCTcatattattattcatttataGATGCAGCTTTAAAGTATATCCAAAACTTAGGAGGGACGACTAGTTTTGATGAACCATAAAACGGACATTGACGAAAATATATCCAAAGCTAAAGAAAAAAGAAGAGGTTGAATTTACTTGAAAGGTTAGGTTTTATTTCAGAAATGCAAAACACCCTTCATGGTCTAGcataggatatatatatatatatatatatactaaagaGATGTATGCAACTTGGAAGGGCAGAACAGCAGAAGTTCATTTCTTTCTTTAGATTGGTTGACCCTCTGGTACAATTTGATCTTTGAGCCACATGTAGATAGGAACCAGTACATAATATGCTGCTGCAGTGGCACCCAACATGAAGCGTAAGAGAAATACAAACGGATTTACCGGCTTTGATACATCCTCTGCCTTAGGTCCAAGCTGCATAAGATAAAGAAtgataaaatcaaaaattaaatgatgattgctttcacttcagttccatgAATTCATGTTCACCGGTGAGTGCCAGATGCAGAAAGTATATTATATCCCATGAGCTCAATGTTAAcagtataataaaaatataacccAGGTTATATTAACAGCACAGTAAGAATGGATTGGGGCTTAGGGTTGAATGAATCAAGATAGTTATCTACAATCCAATGTCCATGATGCTGAACCAAGTAAAGAGTTTAATACAGTAAACACAAATCGGTAGAGCTGTACCAAATACATCAGTTCCATACATCTTATAGCTCTTCTTTCAGTTCCAGTAATCAAGCATCATCTGAAAATGTATGCACCTAAAAGACTAGAAGAGATCTAGATAATCTCATAGACCAAAGAAATCAATTCCATCTTCATATCACGAAAGACCGAGGTGGGAGATGAATGAGAGATGATTACAAGGGGCTATTAGAAAACACTTATCCATTATGTGCCAAAGTAAACTTATTTATTGATTGTTGACTGAGAGCTTCTTTGACTGAACAACAAAGGCAGAACCAGAATTTGAACAATTCAGGATAAAAAGAACCGAGGCTATTCTGAGGATTAGTTGCGGCTTATGATTATGGCTCCTTAAACTGAAGGTAAAATAGTTGTATATTTGTAACAATGTACAGAACCTTTCACCACATTTTGAATCCTTGGCTCATAATACAGAGTGTATGACATAAATACATGCAGACATCACTAGACAACTCACTAGTCAAATAGGGTAAAGATTTATTTAATGAAGCAGTGTTCAAAAAGTGATTTACCTGCAAAGGAGAGTCCCCAGATGCGGGTTTAACACCGGTTACAGAGCACCCCATGATCAAACCATGTCGGCGAACTCCACGATACCATTTAGGGCCAATCCTTTTGAGTTGGACATCCTTAAATCCAGCCTTTTCAAACCACTCTATATATTCTTCCTCCTTAGGGAAAAGCATCCAAACGTCTGCAAAGAAATGAGACAACCAAAATGTAGGGTACACAGGACCAATTAAGCAAGCTTTTCCTCCTTGTTTCAACACCCTGTATGCTTCCTTGATCCCCCGTTGTGGGTCTGGCCAGTACTCTATGCTGAAAAACACACAATACCATATTCCCATTTCCCAGTTAGAGGCATTATCAAGCTACTATCTCCTCCCCTCTCTCAATTTCAAGACAAATCATACATGCAAACCATAAAGATACCAGTATTTAACATCTTATAGGAGATAGTCCTAAAAGGGGGTTGATAATATACCTTCCAGCAGACACATATCTATCGGCATAATCAGTAGGAAAAGGAAGATCTTCTGCATCACCTTCAATTATGTTGCATTCCTTGAGAGGCTCCTTCTGTTTAGCCTTTGCAAGCTGGTGAGGAGATTGGTCAAGGACTGTAACATTCTTAGCATCCACATGCTGAACAATACCCAAAGTAGTGAAACCAGTTCCACCACCAACATCTACAACTACCATGTCCCTGTCATTGAGATCAGCCGGCTCAAGTGCATCATCCCTCATGTCTTCAGTCCAGTGACCTGGGTTTATGACATGGTCATAGACAATTGAGAGGAACCTGTAGAACCAAAAGGCCTCTTTTTTGTGTTGTATGAATCTTGGTTGTGAAGCTGGCCTTGACGCTGATAAGCTGCACCTCGGGGCTATCGTCGTTCCTACCCTGGACATCTTCGGACTGTAGATTAAACCCGCACTGGAAAACTGTTTCCCATGTAAACCTGACCCCAAAAAACCAATACTTTTTGGGGTAACACCTCGGATGAGAGTGAAGGTTTCAGCTCCATTCAGCATGGAAGAAGCCATGGATTAAGCagcaaaccaaaaaaaaaaaaaaaccacaaatTAAGAAGCTGCAATGTTTAGTTGAAAGTtgaaagaaatgagaaaatacAAATATAAAGACAAAAACCCAGCACCCAAATCTGGTGGTTTGGTGGGTTCAGGGCGGTGGTTAGGCTAGGTGAACACTGAAGAGAGCCAGTAGCCCACAAAACATGGTACTTGGTCCAGCACCGCAGATCCAAGCCTAGGCAGTTAGCTACTTTTCTTTATGCAACTTTGGTGAGACTAGAGAGTCCCTAGAGCAGAGAAATCGAGTTAACGGGCACCACAGGATTGGGTTCTTTTTTGGCTTAttattttgattggtttttgTCCTATATTTAAGAAAGAATTTACTATTTGAAGTTTGATTGTGTTTTAGTAGGAGAAGTGAAAATCGCAGGGTGCATACAAAGACAATGGGCTCTTTTTGCTGAATGGTGGATCCTTTACTCTCCTCTCTTAATTGCAAGGTGATGCGCATTCATTTCTGCCTACCCTCACGAGGCCCAATCACGACCAAGCATCGAGTTTTGTTTCGCAGCAGCAATCTTGATTTAATTATGATTTGGATTTTTTTACtacattaaaattgaaaaaaattaataattagatttaaattttattaattattaggTTTCGTTAAATTGAGtgtaatttggcattttaattACCCTTTTCAATTCATAGTTGACATATGAGAATGAGGGTAATTACATTATAAATTTTCAAACCCACTTATAAagttattatataattataataaaatatataataacttGATTCAAATTCAATTCGAAATATTCATAGTTTAAATAACCCCAAACACTTTATTTGAGAGAAAAGACGGTATTAAAAAGACTCTATATttattatcttcttcttcttatctTTTCTTAAACCGTAAAATGTACACTCTCTCTTTTTTTCATATCTATTGTCGATTCATTGTatcaacaaaaatattaaaatttaagaagtttgtattttaattttaagagaTATATTCAATTaataacaattttatattttaattaaattagttgttGTAAGAGAAATTCACTTCATCattttaacaataataattaatGGTGTTACTTCTATAAAAAAGAGAATTCACATTAATTTCAAATTAAAAGTAAAAGAGATTAAAACCATAATTAATATATGATGGTGCGGAATCCATGGACTTTAAATTCCTACCCCtaaaaaacataataaattttataaatagaaAAGTAGGGTCAAATTTTATAAAGAGATTAGATCAACTAAAATTATTTAGTAACTAGAGCAATTGTGAGCACGACTTTTGCAAtcttgaagaaaaataaaaaaaaatggggttttaaatcttgcaaaaataatataaagaaaattCGGAATGTAAATAACAGCAATTCGAAATATTCAAGAGTAAACATATATGACGAGATTTCCAATCTAAGGTGCGATGTCAATTTCGGTGTCAAATTGATCACGAATTTTAGATGTTTTCTTACttaaaccatcaatctttcttGAGTTTATAAATTAATTGCGAGAACAACTATACAATCAACCCTTGTAAGTCCaacaactttaagaaacacttataatatttaatttttcaatagcCTTACAAATTAGAAAGATCGAACTATAATTAACAAATTCAACAACataattcatttaaattaaattacacATTTTCATAGCATAATCCCATTGCTCTTTAAATCAAACTACGCTAATATGTTTCGGTTATTGGAATAAAGAGACAATTACTGATCAATTTACTCTAATTAACTATGTATAATTCATTTTTGTACAAATAATGTATCTCTATGTCTGTTTTACGGTCGTGAAGACCCTTTTG
Above is a genomic segment from Gossypium arboreum isolate Shixiya-1 chromosome 8, ASM2569848v2, whole genome shotgun sequence containing:
- the LOC108470118 gene encoding uncharacterized protein LOC108470118 isoform X1, whose product is MADDQVAEFREVFCLSDKDSDGFITMEELASVIQTLDDANPIKEDQNMMMMMVINEADDIERKGKIDSVDFVNIMARKMQENEVDELKEAFKVFDRDQDGFISANELRQVMMNMGERLTMEEAEQMIREADLDGDGVVSFDEFARMMMVTL
- the LOC108470118 gene encoding uncharacterized protein LOC108470118 isoform X2; its protein translation is MEELASVIQTLDDANPIKEDQNMMMMMVINEADDIERKGKIDSVDFVNIMARKMQENEVDELKEAFKVFDRDQDGFISANELRQVMMNMGERLTMEEAEQMIREADLDGDGVVSFDEFARMMMVTL
- the LOC108470117 gene encoding 2-methyl-6-phytyl-1,4-hydroquinone methyltransferase, chloroplastic-like, with translation MASSMLNGAETFTLIRGVTPKSIGFLGSGLHGKQFSSAGLIYSPKMSRVGTTIAPRCSLSASRPASQPRFIQHKKEAFWFYRFLSIVYDHVINPGHWTEDMRDDALEPADLNDRDMVVVDVGGGTGFTTLGIVQHVDAKNVTVLDQSPHQLAKAKQKEPLKECNIIEGDAEDLPFPTDYADRYVSAGSIEYWPDPQRGIKEAYRVLKQGGKACLIGPVYPTFWLSHFFADVWMLFPKEEEYIEWFEKAGFKDVQLKRIGPKWYRGVRRHGLIMGCSVTGVKPASGDSPLQLGPKAEDVSKPVNPFVFLLRFMLGATAAAYYVLVPIYMWLKDQIVPEGQPI